A single genomic interval of Sceloporus undulatus isolate JIND9_A2432 ecotype Alabama chromosome 2, SceUnd_v1.1, whole genome shotgun sequence harbors:
- the MCOLN1 gene encoding mucolipin-1 isoform X1, with product METQKLLTSVNSYGSQDGDTRPSLRPPSFQPEEEELRRRLKYFFMSPCDKFRAKGRKPFKLVLQLIKIIIVTIQLILFGLSNQMVVTFKEENTITFHHLFLKDYADGSEDTHAVYTQSDVYNHMFYAVDKYLAIQNETVGRYAYVRAHGVNQSALMLCQHYYRKGSIDPANDTFNIDPEVITECLGVDPPGKIPSSLDLEESLPDFVEPDRSYRNFTLKFYKLINVTIRFKLKAINIQTIINNEIPDCYTFSITITLDNKAHSGRVKIHLDNKVSIQECKDPSVYGKGDNGFRMFFDVIVLLICVLSFVLCSRSIVRGLLLQHEFTQFFQRCYNQDICLSDRMEFVNGWYILLVVSDIMTVSGTIMKIGIESKNFANYDVCGILLGTSTLLVWVGVMRYLSFFQKYNILIVTMRVALPNVIRFCCCVAVIYLGYCFCGWIVLGPYHVKFRTLSMVSECLFSLINGDDMFVTFASMEQSNYLVWLFSQLYLYTFISLFIYMVLSLFIALITGSYETIKHQSEGETTVTQLHAYIAECKDSPKSGKFRRESTSSCSIFCCCERTPLQENVLVVN from the exons ATGG agaCACAGAAGTTGCTGACCTCAGTGAATAGTTATGGGTCCCAAGATGGAGATACAAGGCCAAGCTTAAGGCCTCCTTCTTTTCAACCAGAAGAAGAGGAACTCCGCAGGCGCCTCAAGTATTTCTTCATGAGCCCCTGTGACAAGTTTCGTGCCAAAGGTCGGAAGCCATTCAAGTTAGTACTGCAGCTGATCAAGATCATAATAGTCACCATCCAG CTCATACTCTTTGGCCTCAGTAACCAAATGGTGGTGACCTTCAAAGAGGAGAACACTATTACATTCCATCACCTCTTCCTAAAGGACTATGCAGATGGATCAGAGGATACCCACGCAGTCTATACACAGTCAGATGTCTATAACCACATGTTCTATGCCGTAGATAAG TATTTGGCCATTCAGAATGAGACAGTTGGTCGCTATGCCTATGTACGTGCCCATGGCGTTAACCAGTCAGCCctcatgctctgccagcactatTACCGTAAAGGGAGTATTGATCCTGCCAATGACACCTTCAACATTGACCCTGAGGTTATCACAG AGTGCCTGGGTGTGGATCCCCCAGGGAAGATACCTTCTTCGTTGGACCTTGAAGAGTCCCTTCCAGATTTTGTGGAGCCAGACCGAAGCTACAGAAATTTTACTCTCAAGTTCTACAA GCTCATTAATGTCACCATCCGGTTCAAGCTGAAAGCCATCAACATACAAACAATAATCAACAATGAGATTCCAGACTGCTACACCTTTTCTATCACA ATCACATTAGACAACAAAGCACACAGTGGACGTGTGAAGATCCACTTGGACAACAAAGTGAGCATCCAGGAGTGCAAAGACCCCAGTGTCTATGGCAAAG GAGATAATGGTTTCCGGATGTTCTTTGATGTAATCGTGCTCCTGATCTGTGTGCTGTCCTTCGTCTTGTGTTCCCGCTCAATCGTCAGGGGGCTTCTGCTGCAGCAT GAATTCACCCAGTTCTTCCAACGCTGCTACAACCAAGACATCTGCCTGTCTGACCGCATGGAATTTGTGAATGGCTGGTACATCCTGCTTGTGGTGAGCGACATCATGACTGTATCTGGGACCATAATGAAGATTGGGATTGAGTCCAAG AACTTTGCCAATTATGATGTGTGTGGCATCCTTCTGGGCACCTCTACACTCTTGGTCTGGGTTGGTGTCATGCGCTATCTCAGCTTCTTCCAGAAGTATAAT ATCCTTATTGTCACCATGCGGGTTGCTCTCCCCAACGTCATCCGTTTCTGTTGCTGTGTGGCAGTCATCTACCTGGGCTACTGTTTCTGTGGCTGGATCGTGCTTGGACCCTACCATGTCAAG TTCCGTACCCTCTCAATGGTTTCAGAGTGCCTTTTCTCTCTTATCAATGGAGATGACATGTTTGTGACCTTTGCATCCATGGAACAGAGCAACTACTTGGTCTGGCTTTTCAGCCAGCTCTACCTGTACACCTTCATCAGCCTTTTCATCTACATGGTGCTCAGCCTTTTCATTGCACTCATCACTGGCTCTTATGAGACCATAAAG CATCAATCTGAGGGAGAAACAACTGTCACACAGCTCCATGCCTATATAGCCGAGTGCAAGGACAGCCCTAAATCTGGGAAGTTTCGCAGGGAGAGTACTTCTTCATGCTCTATCTTCTGCTGCTGTGAGCG AACCCCATTACAGGAGAATGTGCTGGTGGTGAACTGA
- the MCOLN1 gene encoding mucolipin-1 isoform X2 has protein sequence METQKLLTSVNSYGSQDGDTRPSLRPPSFQPEEEELRRRLKYFFMSPCDKFRAKGRKPFKLVLQLIKIIIVTIQLILFGLSNQMVVTFKEENTITFHHLFLKDYADGSEDTHAVYTQSDVYNHMFYAVDKYLAIQNETVGRYAYVRAHGVNQSALMLCQHYYRKGSIDPANDTFNIDPEVITECLGVDPPGKIPSSLDLEESLPDFVEPDRSYRNFTLKFYKLINVTIRFKLKAINIQTIINNEIPDCYTFSITITLDNKAHSGRVKIHLDNKVSIQECKDPSVYGKGDNGFRMFFDVIVLLICVLSFVLCSRSIVRGLLLQHEFTQFFQRCYNQDICLSDRMEFVNGWYILLVVSDIMTVSGTIMKIGIESKNFANYDVCGILLGTSTLLVWVGVMRYLSFFQKYNILIVTMRVALPNVIRFCCCVAVIYLGYCFCGWIVLGPYHVKFRTLSMVSECLFSLINGDDMFVTFASMEQSNYLVWLFSQLYLYTFISLFIYMVLSLFIALITGSYETIKHQSEGETTVTQLHAYIAECKDSPKSGKFRRESTSSCSIFCCCER, from the exons ATGG agaCACAGAAGTTGCTGACCTCAGTGAATAGTTATGGGTCCCAAGATGGAGATACAAGGCCAAGCTTAAGGCCTCCTTCTTTTCAACCAGAAGAAGAGGAACTCCGCAGGCGCCTCAAGTATTTCTTCATGAGCCCCTGTGACAAGTTTCGTGCCAAAGGTCGGAAGCCATTCAAGTTAGTACTGCAGCTGATCAAGATCATAATAGTCACCATCCAG CTCATACTCTTTGGCCTCAGTAACCAAATGGTGGTGACCTTCAAAGAGGAGAACACTATTACATTCCATCACCTCTTCCTAAAGGACTATGCAGATGGATCAGAGGATACCCACGCAGTCTATACACAGTCAGATGTCTATAACCACATGTTCTATGCCGTAGATAAG TATTTGGCCATTCAGAATGAGACAGTTGGTCGCTATGCCTATGTACGTGCCCATGGCGTTAACCAGTCAGCCctcatgctctgccagcactatTACCGTAAAGGGAGTATTGATCCTGCCAATGACACCTTCAACATTGACCCTGAGGTTATCACAG AGTGCCTGGGTGTGGATCCCCCAGGGAAGATACCTTCTTCGTTGGACCTTGAAGAGTCCCTTCCAGATTTTGTGGAGCCAGACCGAAGCTACAGAAATTTTACTCTCAAGTTCTACAA GCTCATTAATGTCACCATCCGGTTCAAGCTGAAAGCCATCAACATACAAACAATAATCAACAATGAGATTCCAGACTGCTACACCTTTTCTATCACA ATCACATTAGACAACAAAGCACACAGTGGACGTGTGAAGATCCACTTGGACAACAAAGTGAGCATCCAGGAGTGCAAAGACCCCAGTGTCTATGGCAAAG GAGATAATGGTTTCCGGATGTTCTTTGATGTAATCGTGCTCCTGATCTGTGTGCTGTCCTTCGTCTTGTGTTCCCGCTCAATCGTCAGGGGGCTTCTGCTGCAGCAT GAATTCACCCAGTTCTTCCAACGCTGCTACAACCAAGACATCTGCCTGTCTGACCGCATGGAATTTGTGAATGGCTGGTACATCCTGCTTGTGGTGAGCGACATCATGACTGTATCTGGGACCATAATGAAGATTGGGATTGAGTCCAAG AACTTTGCCAATTATGATGTGTGTGGCATCCTTCTGGGCACCTCTACACTCTTGGTCTGGGTTGGTGTCATGCGCTATCTCAGCTTCTTCCAGAAGTATAAT ATCCTTATTGTCACCATGCGGGTTGCTCTCCCCAACGTCATCCGTTTCTGTTGCTGTGTGGCAGTCATCTACCTGGGCTACTGTTTCTGTGGCTGGATCGTGCTTGGACCCTACCATGTCAAG TTCCGTACCCTCTCAATGGTTTCAGAGTGCCTTTTCTCTCTTATCAATGGAGATGACATGTTTGTGACCTTTGCATCCATGGAACAGAGCAACTACTTGGTCTGGCTTTTCAGCCAGCTCTACCTGTACACCTTCATCAGCCTTTTCATCTACATGGTGCTCAGCCTTTTCATTGCACTCATCACTGGCTCTTATGAGACCATAAAG CATCAATCTGAGGGAGAAACAACTGTCACACAGCTCCATGCCTATATAGCCGAGTGCAAGGACAGCCCTAAATCTGGGAAGTTTCGCAGGGAGAGTACTTCTTCATGCTCTATCTTCTGCTGCTGTGAGCGGTAA